In a single window of the Larimichthys crocea isolate SSNF unplaced genomic scaffold, L_crocea_2.0 scaffold75256, whole genome shotgun sequence genome:
- the LOC113745434 gene encoding deubiquitinating protein VCIP135-like, protein MSLLQSSKKKDKRILSGTCPDPKCQARLFFPAHGSVSIECTECGQRHEQKNLTNVEEVTDPDVVLHNLLRNALLGVTGAPKKGTELVKVMGLSNYHCKLLSPVLTRYGMDKQTGKAKLLREMNQGEMFDCSLLGDRVFLIEPDHVSTMGYGKDRSGSLIYLHDTLEEVKKANGNRECLIPVHVDGDGHCLVHAVSRALVGRELFWHALRENLKQNFKQNLDRYKALFQDFIDAAEWEDIINECDPLFIPPEGVPLGLRNIHIFGLANVLHRPIILLDSLSGMRSSGDYSATFLPGLVAEEQCKGKDGKLNKPICIAWSSSGRNHYIPLVGIKNTVLPKLPARLLPKAWGVPQELIRTYIKLEPDGSCVIGGDRSLQDKYLMRLVNAMEEVFMEKHSIHPSLVADVHQYVYRRTGVIGIQPEEVTEAAKKSVMENRLHRCLICGALSELHVPPEWLVPGGKLHNLAKSTHGQLRPDKNYSFPLNNVVCSYDPQRDVLVPDYKLSTLSTCNWCHGTSVRHIHGNGSVVYLDGDRTNTRSQGGKCGCGFKHFWEGKEYDNLPEAFPITLEWGGRVVRETVYWFQYETDSALNSNVYDVAMKLVTKHFPGEFGSEILVQKVVNTILHHTAKKNPDEYNPVSIDGAHAQRLTDTTDIQQAADPQPPTKIILTGQKAKTLHKEELTMSRAERSIQQSISEQAFVTQKRRTDKLKQEQKGHGRTSSPGGSPETSSSSAPATPTKSSSPSASSKDKKIRVTTSDGRQAMLTLQAHTTFSELQRSIGNQFGVPPAQQCIRYSFPPKELTPPKDGEENEPVALQHGDRVTVEILRGPEDKSPAASIPRASSSHSALHSAKSEDAVTSGRMSSRELQDSIDLEMSSLCLLATLMGKNQRV, encoded by the coding sequence ATGTCGCTGCTGCAGAGCTCCAAGAAGAAAGACAAGCGGATCCTGTCCGGTACCTGCCCGGACCCGAAATGTCAGGCGAGGCTGTTCTTCCCGGCTCACGGCTCCGTTAGCATCGAGTGCACCGAGTGCGGCCAGCGCCACGAGCAGAAGAACCTGACCAACGTCGAAGAAGTGACCGATCCAGATGTGGTGCTCCACAATCTGCTCAGGAACGCCCTGCTCGGCGTCACCGGGGCCCCGAAGAAAGGCACCGAGCTGGTGAAGGTGATGGGGCTCTCCAATTACCACTGCAAGCTCCTGTCCCCGGTCCTCACCCGGTACGGCATGGATAAACAAACCGGGAAAGCCAAGCTGCTGAGGGAGATGAACCAAGGCGAGATGTTCGACTGCTCCCTCCTTGGAGACCGAGTGTTCCTCATCGAGCCGGACCACGTCTCCACCATGGGCTACGGCAAGGACCGGTCAGGGAGCCTCATATACCTGCACGACACTCTGGAGGAGGTCAAGAAGGCCAACGGCAACCGGGAGTGTCTCATCCCGGTCCACGTGGACGGAGACGGGCACTGCCTGGTCCACGCCGTGTCCAGAGCGCTGGTGGGCCGAGAACTGTTCTGGCACGCCCTGAGAGAGAACCTGAAGCAGAACTTCAAGCAGAACCTGGACCGCTACAAGGCGCTCTTTCAGGATTTCATCGACGCCGCAGAGTGGGAGGACATCATCAACGAGTGCGACCCGCTGTTCATCCCGCCTGAAGGCGTGCCGCTCGGACTGCGCAACATCCACATTTTTGGCTTAGCCAACGTCCTCCACCGGCCCATCATCCTGCTGGACTCCCTGAGCGGGATGAGGAGCTCTGGGGATTACTCGGCCACCTTCCTGCCCGGGCTGGTGGCCGAGGAGCAGTGCAAGGGGAAAGACGGGAAGCTCAACAAGCCCATCTGCATCGCCTGGAGCAGCTCAGGGAGGAACCACTACATCCCTCTGGTGGGAATCAAGAACACTGTGCTGCCCAAGCTGCCGGCTCGCCTGCTGCCGAAGGCGTGGGGCGTCCCTCAGGAGCTCATCAGGACGTACATCAAGCTGGAGCCGGACGGGAGCTGCGTGATCGGCGGCGACCGCAGCTTGCAGGATAAATATCTGATGCGGCTGGTCAACGCCATGGAGGAGGTGTTCATGGAGAAGCACAGCATCCACCCATCGCTGGTGGCCGACGTGCATCAGTACGTCTACAGACGGACCGGCGTGATCGGCATCCAGCCTGAGGAGGTGACGGAGGCGGCTAAGAAGTCCGTGATGGAGAACCGGCTGCACCGCTGCCTCATCTGCGGCGCCCTCTCTGAGCTCCATGTCCCGCCGGAGTGGCTGGTTCCCGGTGGGAAGCTCCACAACCTGGCCAAGTCCACTCATGGCCAGCTGCGGCCGGACAAGAACTACAGCTTCCCCCTCAACAACGTGGTCTGCTCCTACGACCCCCAGCGAGACGTCCTCGTCCCAGATTATAAACTGAGCACCCTCAGCACCTGCAACTGGTGTCACGGCACGTCGGTCCGCCACATCCATGGCAACGGGTCGGTGGTTTACCTGGACGGGGACAGAACCAACACACGCTCCCAGGGCGGGAAGTGTGGGTGCGGCTTCAAGCATTTCTGGGAGGGAAAGGAGTATGACAACCTCCCCGAGGCCTTCCCCATCACGCTGGAGTGGGGGGGTCGTGTGGTGAGAGAGACTGTGTACTGGTTCCAGTACGAGACGGACTCGGCTTTAAACAGCAACGTGTACGACGTGGCCATGAAGCTGGTCACCAAACACTTCCCGGGCGAGTTTGGCAGCGAGATCCTGGTGCAGAAAGTCGTCAACACCATCCTGCATCACACCGCCAAGAAGAATCCAGACGAATACAACCCAGTGTCCATCGATGGGGCTCATGCCCAGCGTCTCACCGACACCACGGACATTCAGCAGGCGGCGGACCCCCAGCCGCCCACAAAGATCATCCTGACTGGTCAGAAAGCAAAGACGCTCCACAAAGAGGAGCTGACGATGAGTCGAGCGGAGCGCAGCATCCAGCAGAGCATCAGCGAGCAGGCCTTCGTCACTCAGAAGCGACGGACTGATAAGTTGAAGCAGGAGCAGAAGGGCCACGGCCGGACGTCTTCCCCCGGTGGATCGCCggaaacctcctcctcttcggcTCCGGCCACGCCCACCAAATCCTCCTCCCCCTCAGCGTCCAGTAAGGACAAGAAGATCCGAGTGACCACCAGTGACGGCAGGCAGGCCATGCTGACCCTGCAGGCCCACAccaccttctcagagctgcagaggagcaTCGGCAACCAGTTCGGCGTGCCGCCGGCGCAGCAGTGCATCCGCTACAGCTTCCCGCCCAAAGAACTGACCCCCCCGAAGGACGGCGAGGAGAACGAGCCGGTGGCGCTGCAGCATGGCGACAGGGTGACGGTGGAGATACTGAGGGGCCCCGAGGACAAGAGCCCTGCG